In Scytonema millei VB511283, a single window of DNA contains:
- a CDS encoding DUF4291 family protein has product MSLVTELYRSQIDRLPKSGNHIVAQSDDRSIVVYQAYRPAIGRFAAEHGYFGGEFKFEQLSIL; this is encoded by the coding sequence ATGTCACTGGTGACAGAACTTTACAGATCGCAGATCGACCGATTGCCCAAGTCGGGAAATCATATTGTGGCGCAATCTGACGACCGATCCATTGTGGTATACCAAGCTTATCGCCCAGCGATCGGTCGCTTTGCTGCCGAACATGGCTATTTTGGCGGAGAATTTAAATTCGAGCAACTGTCTATCTTGTGA
- a CDS encoding UDP-sulfoquinovose synthase, producing MKVLVIGGDGYCGWATALYLSNRGYEVGILDSMVRRHWDLELGVDTLTPIATIQHRIQRWQDLTGKKIDLFVGDITNYDFLSKTLHQFEPEAIVHFGEQRSAPFSMIDREHAVLTQVNNVVGTLNILYAMRDSFPDCHLVKLGTMGEYGTPNIDIEEGYITIEHNGRKDTLPYPKQPGSMYHLSKVHDSHNIHFACKIWGLRATDLNQGVVYGVLTEETGMDEMLINRLDYDGVFGTALNRFCIQAAIGHPLTVYGKGGQTRGFLDIRDTVRCVELAIANPANSGEFRVFNQFTELFSVGDLAAMVQKAGNALGLKVEVNNLDNPRIEREEHYFNAKNTSLLSLGLQPHFLSEALLDSLLNFAVKYQDRVDKKHILPKVTWRR from the coding sequence ATGAAAGTATTGGTTATTGGTGGTGATGGCTATTGCGGTTGGGCAACCGCGCTCTACTTATCCAATCGAGGTTACGAGGTTGGGATTCTAGACAGCATGGTACGGAGGCACTGGGATCTCGAACTTGGAGTAGATACCCTGACACCGATCGCAACGATTCAGCATCGGATTCAAAGGTGGCAAGACCTCACAGGCAAAAAGATCGATTTGTTTGTCGGCGATATTACCAACTACGATTTTTTGAGCAAAACGCTGCACCAATTTGAACCGGAAGCGATCGTCCACTTTGGCGAACAGCGTTCCGCACCTTTTTCCATGATCGATCGCGAACACGCCGTACTGACGCAGGTGAATAATGTCGTTGGGACGCTGAATATACTCTATGCCATGCGCGATAGTTTCCCCGATTGTCACTTGGTCAAGCTGGGGACGATGGGCGAATACGGTACGCCTAACATCGACATTGAAGAGGGATACATTACGATCGAACACAACGGGCGCAAGGATACCTTACCCTATCCAAAGCAGCCAGGTAGTATGTACCACCTGAGCAAAGTCCACGACAGTCACAATATTCACTTTGCCTGTAAGATTTGGGGCTTGCGTGCCACAGATTTGAATCAGGGTGTAGTATATGGAGTCCTGACAGAAGAAACAGGCATGGACGAGATGCTCATCAACCGTCTCGACTACGATGGGGTGTTTGGTACGGCACTGAACCGTTTCTGCATTCAAGCAGCGATCGGACATCCGCTGACAGTATATGGTAAGGGCGGGCAGACCCGTGGCTTTTTAGATATTCGGGATACGGTGCGCTGCGTCGAATTAGCGATCGCAAATCCTGCTAATTCTGGTGAATTCCGTGTCTTTAACCAATTTACCGAACTATTTAGCGTCGGCGACTTGGCAGCAATGGTGCAAAAAGCTGGTAACGCGCTGGGATTGAAAGTCGAAGTCAACAATCTCGATAATCCCAGGATTGAGCGAGAAGAACACTATTTCAACGCCAAAAATACGAGTTTACTGAGTCTCGGCTTGCAACCGCATTTCCTCTCAGAAGCATTGCTTGATTCTCTGCTGAATTTTGCGGTCAAGTACCAAGATCGCGTTGATAAAAAGCATATTCTGCCTAAAGTTACTTGGAGAAGATAG
- the ycf46 gene encoding stress-responsive protein Ycf46: MKEELNILIQAQYPLIYLVTSEEERAEQAIATIAQLRPQRRIFIWTVTHGIVEHGQPRHVTQHNTVSPEAAIEWVIRQREPSIFIFKDLHPFIDAPVTTRWLRDAIASFKGTQKTIVLMSPMQQVPIELEKEVVVLDFPLPDLAELNQVLERQLEQNRGRRLTTDAREKLLKAALGLTRDESEKVYRKAQVTAGQLSENEVEVVLSEKKQLIRRNGILEYIEEDATIDAVGGLEELKRWLKQRSNAFTERAREYGLPQPKGMLILGVPGCGKSLIAKTTSRLWGLPLLRLDMGRVYDGSMVGRSEANLRNALKTAESISPTILFIDELDKAFAGTAGSADSDGGTSSRIFGSFLTWMQEKTSPVFVMATANRVERLPGEFLRKGRFDEIFFVDLPTAEERKDIFSIHLLKRKRDLSRFDLDQLAKIADGFSGAEIEQALIAAMYDAFAQDREFTQLDIIAAIKATLPLSRTMTEQVTALREWARQRARPAASSVAEYQRMEF, from the coding sequence ATGAAAGAAGAGCTAAATATTCTCATACAAGCTCAATACCCGCTGATATACCTTGTGACCTCTGAGGAAGAGCGGGCTGAACAAGCAATAGCAACGATCGCCCAGTTAAGACCGCAGCGCCGAATATTCATCTGGACGGTGACGCACGGAATCGTAGAACACGGTCAGCCACGCCACGTCACGCAGCATAATACCGTATCTCCAGAAGCAGCGATCGAGTGGGTGATCCGCCAACGAGAGCCGAGCATATTCATATTTAAGGATTTACACCCTTTTATTGACGCACCAGTAACGACGAGATGGCTGCGAGATGCGATCGCCAGCTTTAAAGGCACGCAGAAAACGATCGTTCTGATGTCACCGATGCAGCAGGTTCCAATTGAGTTAGAGAAAGAAGTTGTCGTACTAGACTTCCCGCTCCCCGATTTGGCAGAATTGAACCAAGTATTAGAGCGGCAGTTAGAGCAGAATCGCGGACGGCGGCTGACAACCGATGCCAGAGAGAAATTATTAAAAGCAGCTTTGGGCTTAACGCGAGATGAGTCAGAAAAAGTCTACCGCAAGGCTCAGGTAACAGCCGGACAGCTATCAGAAAATGAAGTAGAAGTCGTCTTATCCGAGAAAAAGCAATTAATCCGGCGCAACGGCATTTTAGAATACATTGAAGAGGATGCCACAATCGATGCCGTTGGTGGTTTAGAAGAGCTGAAACGCTGGCTCAAACAACGTTCTAATGCTTTTACAGAAAGAGCGAGAGAATACGGTCTGCCTCAGCCGAAGGGAATGCTGATTTTAGGGGTACCTGGGTGTGGTAAATCTTTGATCGCCAAAACGACATCTCGCTTGTGGGGTCTGCCCCTACTTAGGCTAGACATGGGGCGAGTATATGATGGTTCGATGGTAGGGCGTTCTGAAGCTAACCTACGCAATGCCCTCAAAACCGCAGAATCAATTTCGCCGACAATCCTATTTATTGACGAGTTAGATAAAGCCTTTGCAGGTACGGCAGGCTCGGCTGACTCTGACGGTGGTACGTCTAGCCGCATCTTCGGCTCTTTCCTGACCTGGATGCAAGAGAAAACTTCTCCCGTATTCGTGATGGCAACAGCTAACCGCGTGGAAAGATTACCAGGGGAGTTTTTACGTAAAGGGAGATTCGACGAAATCTTCTTTGTGGATCTGCCAACCGCGGAAGAACGCAAAGATATATTTAGCATTCACCTGCTCAAGCGCAAACGGGATCTGTCCCGCTTCGACCTCGATCAATTAGCAAAAATTGCCGATGGGTTCTCTGGTGCAGAGATCGAGCAAGCCTTAATCGCTGCGATGTACGATGCTTTTGCTCAAGATCGAGAGTTTACCCAACTAGATATTATTGCTGCAATTAAAGCCACGCTACCCCTCTCTCGGACAATGACCGAGCAAGTAACGGCTCTAAGAGAATGGGCGAGACAGCGTGCTAGACCAGCAGCATCCTCCGTGGCTGAGTATCAGCGCATGGAGTTTTAA
- a CDS encoding DUF1257 domain-containing protein translates to MSHFSTLRTKITDAEILKTSLRDLGINVKTEADVRGYNGQRVRSDIVAVLEGEYDLGWSRNSDGSFDLIADLWGVAKKHNQTELINSINQKYAVNKTLAEVKQRGLQNANVKLVVQK, encoded by the coding sequence ATGTCTCACTTTAGCACTCTGCGTACAAAAATCACCGATGCAGAAATCCTCAAGACTTCTCTGCGCGACTTAGGAATTAATGTTAAGACCGAAGCTGATGTCCGTGGTTACAACGGTCAGCGCGTTCGCTCTGACATCGTAGCAGTTCTAGAAGGCGAATACGATCTGGGTTGGTCTCGCAACAGCGATGGTTCTTTCGATCTAATCGCTGACCTGTGGGGTGTTGCTAAGAAGCACAACCAAACCGAGTTAATCAACTCCATCAACCAAAAGTATGCAGTAAATAAGACTTTGGCAGAAGTCAAGCAGCGCGGTCTGCAAAATGCCAATGTCAAATTGGTCGTGCAAAAATAA
- a CDS encoding CorA family divalent cation transporter → MAQVLDFGRDVDEASEKLNELLGILETACTQMEEVCTDLESETETLDESAESVSTNIETLAESLQTALEEFSSNEEETRAELDALQQAMTDIEGKLDEVAQSVEAAQANFESEINESKSELESSLEELKEAFKSLEDTISNTENSVGEGQTEAQEKFDDLTEAIEELQEQIEAFQSELESKFEEVANEISDTQNSNLEKAFSEYSDKLTGEQLDKITSGFEELENNFSESFGDFNEQVTEFADELKERLTEILENTSEHVEDNLKNELQESFENAIQEVVEGMIEEVAENIMMMTTGSSVTGALSPILPALAAAKVATGAIKAVLDCVDIF, encoded by the coding sequence ATGGCACAAGTTCTAGATTTTGGGCGTGATGTTGATGAAGCTAGTGAGAAGCTGAACGAATTATTAGGTATTCTCGAAACTGCTTGTACGCAAATGGAAGAAGTGTGTACCGATCTAGAATCTGAAACTGAAACTTTAGATGAATCTGCCGAGAGCGTTAGTACAAATATTGAAACTTTAGCAGAATCTTTGCAGACAGCTTTAGAAGAGTTTAGCAGTAATGAAGAAGAAACGAGAGCCGAACTCGATGCTTTGCAACAAGCAATGACAGACATTGAAGGAAAATTAGATGAAGTTGCTCAATCTGTAGAAGCAGCTCAGGCTAATTTTGAATCAGAGATTAATGAGAGTAAATCAGAGCTAGAATCAAGCTTGGAAGAATTAAAAGAAGCATTTAAGAGTTTAGAAGATACAATTTCTAATACTGAAAACTCTGTAGGCGAAGGTCAAACAGAAGCTCAGGAGAAATTTGACGATTTAACTGAGGCGATCGAAGAACTTCAGGAACAGATTGAAGCATTCCAAAGTGAGTTGGAATCAAAATTTGAAGAAGTAGCAAACGAAATTAGCGATACTCAAAATTCTAATCTTGAAAAAGCTTTTAGCGAATACAGCGATAAACTCACGGGAGAGCAGTTAGACAAAATCACCTCTGGTTTTGAGGAATTAGAAAATAATTTCAGCGAATCTTTTGGAGATTTTAACGAACAAGTTACTGAATTTGCTGACGAACTCAAAGAACGATTGACCGAAATTCTAGAAAATACTAGCGAACATGTAGAAGATAACCTCAAGAACGAGCTACAAGAATCTTTTGAGAATGCGATTCAGGAAGTTGTAGAAGGAATGATTGAAGAAGTAGCGGAAAACATCATGATGATGACAACAGGTTCGTCTGTAACAGGTGCGCTGAGTCCTATCTTACCAGCGTTAGCTGCTGCCAAGGTTGCTACCGGAGCGATTAAAGCAGTTTTGGATTGTGTCGATATATTCTAA
- a CDS encoding ATP-binding protein, which translates to MNEQLGQTLTSLSQMASVFPEKLDSLVQLSSEVQAEADRLVSNIEEKQEQIAEILEQIQTALTELKEEATEHQSQLESEIVELESGVESLTEFISEAQGQLSSEIETTQSKISELKEHLDESSSTTEKTGEETQNTLTQAQEKIQSGQDKLTSAVEATSKEVEAFQEKLDELKSALSEQIEQLSEDMEKSQGEVGEKIQAMADTFIDLHQDFTSKLNQLSSQTVKGETDDLLNQAQEKIQAELKELITEAVKNVTDSVEEMSQKISGSSEDASIARKALEPLFDQLDEFIDPLKDGVEAVKDVAESLGIDFG; encoded by the coding sequence ATGAACGAGCAATTAGGACAAACCCTGACATCGTTATCTCAAATGGCGAGTGTATTTCCTGAAAAACTAGATAGTTTAGTACAACTATCATCGGAAGTCCAAGCAGAAGCCGATCGCCTGGTTAGCAATATTGAAGAAAAGCAAGAGCAGATTGCAGAAATTCTCGAACAAATTCAAACTGCACTAACCGAATTAAAAGAGGAAGCTACAGAGCATCAATCTCAACTTGAAAGTGAAATTGTCGAACTTGAAAGTGGAGTTGAATCTTTAACAGAATTTATCTCTGAAGCTCAAGGACAGCTCAGTAGCGAAATTGAAACGACTCAAAGCAAAATTTCAGAACTCAAAGAACATTTGGATGAAAGTAGTTCTACAACTGAAAAGACGGGTGAAGAAACTCAAAACACGCTAACACAAGCTCAAGAAAAAATTCAATCCGGTCAAGACAAATTAACTTCTGCTGTAGAAGCAACCAGTAAAGAAGTAGAAGCTTTCCAAGAAAAGCTTGACGAATTAAAATCTGCTCTTAGCGAACAGATCGAGCAACTTAGTGAAGATATGGAGAAGTCACAAGGAGAAGTTGGCGAAAAAATTCAAGCTATGGCAGATACTTTTATTGATTTACATCAAGACTTTACTTCCAAGTTAAATCAATTAAGTAGCCAAACTGTCAAAGGCGAAACGGACGATCTGTTAAATCAAGCTCAAGAAAAAATTCAAGCAGAACTGAAAGAATTAATTACAGAAGCCGTTAAAAACGTGACGGATTCCGTAGAAGAGATGAGTCAGAAAATTTCGGGTTCTAGTGAAGATGCTTCCATTGCTCGTAAAGCCTTGGAACCATTATTCGACCAGCTTGATGAATTTATCGATCCGCTTAAAGATGGAGTTGAAGCCGTGAAAGATGTAGCCGAAAGCCTTGGAATAGATTTTGGCTGA
- a CDS encoding HetZ-related protein 2, whose amino-acid sequence MQTIQVNVAERDRHLATATEISQEWRLRLTQECPTQSDTARESIVRWLIGEDTERYQTCNSLQLSIAQQAMEYRFRILKQRYLGVSPQQAYHRLTIRLCSLVLLRNKIHALVALGGDRRRAVVDVLQEIIQDLLQRDRYLQQQTAWIAACTDDMRLRTALLLTTVEEYCLRPIHNRPLIVHRFVNFLRRTQMGGVTQVPERRILKLLSDEFLSDDSDRTWSTIDVRSVSVYQDSQTQAEQHAARHLVQSEFSNYLTHNLGETAAQWLELYLQGRSQEAIAQQLNLSVKEVYRLREKIVYHAVKVFGLKHHPELVSHWLGTSLEEHSFGLTPKQWQEFWEQLTPRQRQVVELRKSGKNLDAIAYTLNRKLNQITSEWNKLCLVAQVVRSGMN is encoded by the coding sequence ATGCAAACTATACAAGTAAACGTGGCGGAGCGCGATCGCCATCTAGCTACAGCGACGGAAATTTCCCAAGAATGGCGTTTGCGTCTCACTCAAGAATGTCCGACGCAAAGCGATACTGCCCGAGAAAGCATAGTCCGTTGGCTGATTGGCGAAGATACAGAACGCTATCAAACGTGCAATTCTCTTCAGTTATCCATAGCACAGCAAGCTATGGAATACCGCTTTCGCATCCTCAAACAGCGATATTTAGGGGTTTCACCTCAGCAGGCATATCACCGCTTGACAATACGTTTGTGCAGTTTAGTACTACTGCGAAATAAAATTCACGCCCTCGTTGCCTTGGGTGGCGATCGCCGTCGGGCAGTCGTTGATGTTTTGCAAGAAATTATCCAAGATTTATTGCAGCGCGATCGCTATTTGCAACAACAAACAGCTTGGATTGCGGCGTGTACTGACGATATGAGACTGCGAACTGCCTTGCTATTAACTACTGTAGAAGAATATTGTTTGCGCCCGATTCACAATCGACCTTTAATCGTGCATCGCTTTGTCAATTTTCTTCGCCGGACGCAGATGGGAGGAGTCACACAAGTTCCAGAACGCAGAATTCTCAAACTACTGTCTGACGAATTCCTTTCTGATGATAGCGATCGCACTTGGAGCACGATCGACGTGCGATCGGTCAGCGTGTATCAAGACAGCCAGACCCAAGCAGAACAGCACGCAGCAAGACATCTCGTGCAATCGGAATTTAGCAACTATTTAACTCACAATTTGGGAGAAACTGCCGCGCAATGGTTAGAACTATACTTGCAAGGTAGGTCTCAAGAAGCGATCGCCCAACAGTTAAATTTGTCAGTCAAAGAAGTCTATCGACTGCGAGAAAAAATTGTCTACCATGCCGTGAAAGTATTTGGATTAAAACATCATCCAGAACTAGTGAGTCATTGGCTGGGAACGAGTTTAGAAGAACACAGTTTCGGTTTGACACCTAAACAATGGCAGGAATTTTGGGAGCAACTAACCCCGAGGCAGCGCCAGGTTGTAGAGTTAAGAAAATCTGGCAAAAATTTAGATGCGATCGCCTACACTCTCAACCGCAAGTTAAATCAAATTACTAGCGAATGGAATAAACTTTGCTTAGTAGCCCAAGTCGTGCGAAGTGGGATGAACTAA
- a CDS encoding aspartate aminotransferase family protein yields MSLDTVSQPTLVVESNPQQTGAYDFDRFNEAVMDTYARFPIALERGAGCRVWDTTGKEYLDFVAGIATCTLGHAHPAMVETVTRQIQTLHHVSNLFYVPVQGQLAQWLIQHSCAEKAFFCNSGAEANEAAIKLARKYAHTVQKIEHPVILTANASFHGRTLATITATGQPKYQKNFAPLVPGFDYVPYNDIQAIEAAISELDEGDRAVSAILLEPLQGEGGVRPGDVAYFQAIRRICDETGILLILDEVQAGMGRSGKLWGYEHLGIEPDIFTSAKGLGGGIPIGTMMCKQHCDVFAPGDHASTFGGNPFACAVALTVCETLAKENLLENVLARGEQLRTGLRALAAKYPALITDVRGWGLINGMELAAESEITAADVVQAAIAEGLLLVPAGPKVLRFVPPLIVTAAEVDAALQIVERAIATVNV; encoded by the coding sequence ATGAGCTTAGACACTGTTTCTCAGCCCACATTAGTCGTAGAATCCAATCCGCAACAAACTGGTGCATACGACTTCGATCGCTTCAACGAAGCAGTCATGGACACATATGCCCGTTTCCCGATTGCCTTAGAACGGGGTGCGGGTTGTCGGGTTTGGGATACCACAGGCAAAGAGTATCTCGATTTTGTCGCCGGAATTGCCACCTGCACCCTGGGACATGCCCATCCAGCGATGGTGGAAACAGTGACGCGCCAAATCCAGACGCTACACCACGTCTCCAATCTGTTTTACGTCCCCGTACAAGGGCAACTAGCCCAATGGTTGATTCAGCATTCATGTGCCGAGAAAGCCTTTTTCTGCAATTCCGGTGCGGAAGCCAATGAAGCCGCGATTAAACTCGCCCGCAAATACGCCCATACCGTACAGAAGATCGAGCATCCAGTTATTCTCACCGCCAACGCCAGCTTCCACGGACGGACGCTAGCGACGATTACCGCCACCGGACAGCCGAAATATCAAAAAAACTTTGCTCCATTAGTCCCAGGGTTTGACTACGTTCCCTACAACGACATTCAAGCGATTGAAGCGGCAATTTCCGAACTGGATGAAGGCGATCGGGCTGTAAGTGCGATTTTACTTGAACCCCTACAAGGGGAAGGCGGCGTGCGCCCTGGGGATGTGGCTTACTTCCAAGCCATTCGTCGAATTTGCGACGAAACCGGAATTTTACTGATTCTCGACGAAGTGCAAGCGGGGATGGGACGTTCGGGGAAATTGTGGGGCTACGAACACTTAGGCATCGAACCAGATATTTTCACTTCTGCTAAAGGTTTAGGTGGTGGTATCCCGATCGGGACGATGATGTGCAAACAACACTGCGATGTATTTGCACCAGGAGATCACGCCAGTACATTTGGCGGCAACCCATTTGCCTGTGCTGTCGCCTTAACGGTGTGCGAAACGCTCGCCAAAGAGAATTTATTAGAAAACGTCTTGGCACGGGGCGAACAGCTCAGAACGGGCTTGCGGGCGCTGGCAGCCAAATATCCGGCGCTCATCACTGATGTGCGCGGTTGGGGTTTAATTAATGGGATGGAGTTAGCTGCCGAAAGCGAAATTACGGCAGCTGATGTAGTTCAAGCGGCGATCGCTGAAGGTTTGTTACTCGTTCCGGCAGGACCAAAAGTGCTTCGCTTCGTGCCACCCTTGATTGTGACAGCCGCAGAAGTGGACGCAGCCTTACAAATTGTCGAACGCGCGATCGCTACTGTAAACGTATAG